A genome region from Microbacterium terricola includes the following:
- a CDS encoding IclR family transcriptional regulator, translated as MVDTRSNIPGTQSVARAAQLLRLVTSAGAEGLAVADLARRAELTRPTAHRLLSALRHEGLVDQDEQTGRWMPGPELYLMGTVAASRYDITGIARDIVRSLAVRTEESAFLSVRRGDETVCLLREEGSFPIRSFVLSEGVRFPLGVASAGLAILAFLPPHDVDAYFERHPDLADAWGPAHGEKRLRSRLRDTQSRGYALNPGLIVEGSFGLGAAVFTREGHPQWALSLTGVQFRFGPDRIAELGRILLAHAHQLTTRIASSR; from the coding sequence ATTGTGGACACCCGGTCGAACATCCCCGGCACGCAGTCGGTCGCGCGCGCCGCCCAGCTCCTCCGCCTGGTCACCTCGGCGGGCGCGGAAGGGCTCGCGGTCGCCGATCTCGCCCGACGCGCCGAGCTCACCCGACCCACGGCGCATCGGCTCCTCAGCGCGCTCCGGCACGAGGGACTCGTGGACCAGGATGAGCAGACCGGCCGCTGGATGCCCGGCCCCGAGCTCTACCTCATGGGAACGGTTGCCGCATCCCGTTACGACATCACCGGCATCGCCCGCGACATCGTCCGCTCGCTGGCCGTGCGCACCGAGGAGAGCGCGTTCCTCTCGGTGCGCCGGGGCGACGAGACCGTCTGCCTGCTGCGCGAAGAGGGCAGCTTCCCGATCCGTTCGTTCGTGCTCTCGGAGGGCGTGCGCTTCCCCCTCGGCGTCGCCTCGGCCGGGCTCGCCATCCTCGCGTTCCTGCCCCCTCACGATGTGGACGCCTACTTCGAGCGGCATCCCGACCTCGCGGACGCCTGGGGCCCCGCCCACGGCGAGAAGAGGCTCAGGTCGCGACTGCGCGACACGCAGAGCCGCGGCTACGCGCTCAACCCCGGGCTGATCGTCGAGGGCAGCTTCGGACTCGGCGCCGCGGTGTTCACGCGCGAGGGACATCCGCAGTGGGCGCTCAGCCTGACCGGCGTCCAGTTCCGGTTCGGTCCCGACCGCATCGCCGAGCTCGGACGCATCCTGCTCGCTCACGCCCACCAGCTCACGACCCGCATCGCATCGAGCCGCTGA
- a CDS encoding MarR family winged helix-turn-helix transcriptional regulator, which translates to MNRSESIEELIVAAHALTRIAAHETGNDAPAAQWRVLSLLRHDGPLRVGELAAASRVTQPGMTRLVTRLTENGLVERTGDPADSRATVVSITDQGADALTQWRTQLGQTVSARLADIDESDWTAIARVAELLAARTAVPVGAAR; encoded by the coding sequence ATGAATCGATCGGAAAGCATCGAGGAGCTCATCGTCGCCGCGCACGCGCTCACCCGCATCGCGGCACACGAGACCGGGAATGACGCCCCCGCCGCCCAGTGGCGGGTGCTCAGCCTGCTCCGCCACGACGGTCCGCTGCGCGTGGGCGAGCTGGCTGCGGCGAGCCGCGTGACCCAGCCGGGCATGACGAGGCTGGTGACGCGTCTGACCGAGAACGGCCTGGTCGAGCGCACCGGCGATCCTGCGGACTCCCGGGCTACCGTGGTCTCGATCACCGACCAGGGCGCGGATGCCTTGACGCAGTGGCGCACACAGCTGGGCCAGACGGTGAGCGCACGACTCGCCGACATCGACGAGTCCGACTGGACGGCCATCGCCCGCGTCGCCGAGCTTCTCGCCGCACGCACGGCCGTTCCCGTGGGCGCGGCCCGATGA
- a CDS encoding MFS transporter, giving the protein MSGAATASIWRQPMQVWAVAFACVVAFMGIGLVDPILPAIAESLQASPVETELLFTSYLLVTGLAMLITSYISSRIGAKATLLIGLTLIIAFSLACALSGSVDAVIGFRAGWGLGNALFISTALATIVGAASGGSGAAIILYEAALGIGIAVGPLLGGLLGEVSWRGPFFGVAVLMAVAFIAIAVLLRTPGEKREPVRLSAPFRALGRPALAVLAAAALFYNIGFFVLLAFSPFPLGFGAMGIGFTFFGWGVALAITSVWVAPILTRRMPRTAVLMLILPLLAVDLLAAALMVDSPAGLVVCIVIGGMLLGIVNTVLTESVMEATDLPRSVASSSYSAVRFLGGAAAPPLAALLWHLYGAAVPYLCAAASVLIATVIIALGRRVLAPVDARELQPADEAAAVLVGDAA; this is encoded by the coding sequence ATGAGCGGGGCTGCGACCGCATCGATCTGGCGCCAGCCGATGCAGGTGTGGGCTGTCGCGTTCGCCTGCGTCGTCGCCTTCATGGGCATCGGGCTCGTCGACCCGATCCTCCCGGCCATCGCCGAGTCGCTCCAGGCGAGCCCCGTCGAGACCGAGCTGCTGTTCACCAGCTACCTGCTGGTCACCGGACTCGCGATGCTCATCACGAGCTACATCTCCAGCCGCATCGGCGCGAAGGCGACCCTTCTGATCGGCCTCACCCTGATCATCGCGTTCTCCCTGGCCTGCGCGCTCAGCGGCAGCGTCGACGCGGTCATCGGCTTCCGGGCAGGCTGGGGCCTCGGCAACGCCCTGTTCATCTCCACCGCCCTCGCGACCATCGTCGGCGCAGCGTCGGGCGGCAGCGGAGCGGCGATCATCCTCTACGAGGCGGCGCTCGGCATCGGCATCGCGGTGGGACCGCTCCTGGGCGGACTGCTGGGCGAAGTGAGCTGGCGGGGTCCGTTCTTCGGCGTCGCGGTCCTGATGGCGGTCGCCTTCATCGCCATCGCGGTGCTCTTGCGCACCCCCGGCGAGAAGCGCGAGCCCGTGCGCCTGTCCGCGCCCTTCCGCGCACTCGGACGTCCGGCGCTCGCCGTGCTCGCCGCCGCCGCGCTCTTCTACAACATCGGCTTCTTCGTGCTGCTCGCGTTCTCGCCCTTCCCGCTGGGCTTCGGGGCGATGGGGATCGGCTTCACGTTCTTCGGCTGGGGCGTCGCACTGGCGATCACCAGCGTGTGGGTGGCGCCGATCCTGACGCGCAGGATGCCCCGCACCGCGGTCCTGATGCTCATCCTGCCGCTGCTCGCCGTCGACCTGCTCGCCGCTGCGCTCATGGTCGACAGTCCCGCCGGGCTCGTCGTCTGCATCGTCATCGGCGGGATGCTGCTCGGCATCGTCAACACGGTGCTGACCGAATCTGTCATGGAGGCCACCGACCTGCCGCGCTCGGTCGCGTCGTCGTCTTACTCGGCCGTGCGGTTCCTCGGCGGCGCCGCCGCTCCCCCGCTCGCCGCGCTCCTCTGGCACCTGTACGGTGCAGCCGTCCCGTATTTGTGCGCCGCCGCATCCGTGCTGATCGCCACGGTGATCATCGCGCTCGGCCGCAGGGTGCTGGCACCGGTCGACGCGCGTGAGCTTCAGCCGGCGGACGAGGCCGCCGCCGTACTGGTCGGCGACGCGGCCTGA
- a CDS encoding inositol monophosphatase family protein, with amino-acid sequence MSLPPPPRRFDAPFDGDLTDDLELALRLADAADEVSMTRFDAADLDVQLKADATHVTEADLATERAIRAILETERPDDGVFGEEFGAQGSTHRQWIIDPIDGTANYLKGIPMWTTLIALAIDGVPRVGVASQPAIGRRWWGASALGSWTNTPTGPPRRLQVSTVDAVADASASFQSVSQWRETGHTDHLLRLTDAVWRDRGYGDTWPYMLLAEGRLEFVAEFGVKEYDIAALVPILHEAGGRFTSFDGEDSISDRSSLATNGLLHQDFLDLLHPPPSTTTPPEHAE; translated from the coding sequence GTGAGCCTCCCCCCGCCGCCCCGACGCTTCGATGCGCCGTTCGACGGAGACCTCACCGACGACCTCGAACTGGCCCTCCGACTGGCGGACGCCGCCGACGAGGTGTCGATGACGCGGTTCGACGCCGCCGACCTCGACGTCCAGCTGAAAGCGGATGCCACGCACGTCACCGAGGCCGACCTGGCCACGGAGCGCGCGATCAGGGCGATCCTCGAGACCGAGCGCCCGGACGACGGCGTGTTCGGCGAGGAGTTCGGCGCCCAGGGCTCGACGCACCGGCAGTGGATCATCGATCCGATCGACGGCACCGCGAACTATCTCAAGGGCATCCCGATGTGGACGACCCTGATCGCCCTCGCGATCGACGGCGTGCCGCGCGTCGGCGTCGCGAGCCAGCCCGCCATCGGACGGCGCTGGTGGGGCGCGTCCGCGCTCGGCTCATGGACGAACACGCCGACCGGCCCGCCGCGTCGCCTGCAGGTGTCGACGGTGGATGCTGTCGCCGACGCCAGCGCGAGCTTCCAGAGCGTGAGCCAGTGGCGCGAGACGGGCCACACCGACCATCTGCTGCGCCTGACCGATGCCGTCTGGCGCGACCGCGGCTATGGCGACACCTGGCCGTACATGCTGCTGGCCGAAGGGCGTCTCGAGTTCGTCGCCGAGTTCGGCGTCAAGGAGTACGACATCGCGGCGCTCGTGCCGATCCTGCATGAAGCCGGTGGCCGGTTCACGTCGTTCGACGGCGAGGACTCGATCTCGGACCGCTCGTCGCTGGCGACGAATGGGCTGCTGCACCAGGACTTCCTCGACCTGCTCCACCCTCCCCCCTCGACCACGACTCCCCCGGAGCACGCTGAATGA
- a CDS encoding epimerase, whose product MITDRRPVVVLAGASGFIGAHVAEAFASDGWEVVRIGREGAVSWGDPAAIAAVVDGADIVVNLAGRSVNCRYTDLNRAEILRSRVATTRALHEAVARAAHPPRLWLNASTATIYRHAMDGPNTETAGVIGEGFSVDVAKAWERGFFAGHLPRTRRVALRMAIVLGDGPATRLLFTLARTGLGGPQIDGWAPAHRRYRGIGPDASGSERSRWYPTRGRQRFSWVHIDDVIGAIRFIRDHPEISGPVNVASPHPSDNRTLMRTLRDVVGVPIGLSSFRWMLEPAMWALRTEPELVLKSRWVLPGVLSEAGFAFERPDLREALEDLTRRDRRESVAR is encoded by the coding sequence ATGATCACGGATCGCCGACCTGTCGTCGTCCTCGCCGGCGCGAGCGGCTTCATCGGGGCGCACGTCGCCGAGGCGTTCGCCTCCGACGGCTGGGAGGTCGTGCGGATCGGACGCGAAGGGGCGGTCAGCTGGGGCGATCCCGCAGCGATCGCCGCCGTGGTCGACGGCGCCGACATCGTCGTCAACCTCGCGGGCAGATCGGTGAACTGCCGCTACACGGACCTCAACCGCGCTGAGATCCTCCGGTCGCGCGTCGCGACGACGCGCGCGCTGCACGAGGCGGTGGCGCGCGCTGCGCATCCGCCGCGCCTCTGGCTGAACGCCTCGACGGCGACGATCTACCGGCACGCGATGGACGGGCCGAACACCGAGACGGCCGGCGTGATCGGCGAGGGCTTCTCCGTCGATGTCGCGAAGGCCTGGGAGCGCGGGTTCTTCGCCGGTCACCTGCCCCGCACCCGGCGTGTGGCGCTGCGGATGGCGATCGTGCTCGGCGACGGACCGGCCACGCGACTGCTGTTCACCCTCGCCCGGACGGGGCTCGGCGGCCCGCAGATCGACGGGTGGGCGCCCGCGCACCGCCGCTACCGGGGCATCGGTCCCGACGCGTCGGGCAGCGAGCGCAGCCGCTGGTACCCGACGCGCGGCCGTCAGCGGTTCAGCTGGGTGCACATCGACGATGTCATCGGAGCGATCCGGTTCATCCGCGATCACCCCGAGATCTCCGGCCCGGTCAACGTCGCGAGCCCCCATCCGAGCGACAACCGCACGCTCATGCGCACGCTCCGCGACGTGGTCGGCGTGCCCATCGGCCTGTCGTCGTTCCGGTGGATGCTGGAGCCCGCCATGTGGGCGCTGCGCACCGAGCCCGAGCTCGTCCTGAAGAGCCGGTGGGTGCTCCCCGGCGTGCTGTCGGAGGCGGGCTTCGCGTTCGAGCGTCCCGACCTCCGGGAGGCTCTGGAAGACCTCACGCGGCGCGATCGCCGCGAGTCGGTCGCCCGCTGA
- a CDS encoding YciI family protein: protein MTKYLISFPSEAMVLAPEDFDDVVRESHAVIEEAKAAGVYVFGGGINEDVLPVVVAADGTVADGTTYPDVAVPNGGYTVLDLPSRDAAVEWAAKIASACRCAQELREFQYDPES from the coding sequence ATGACGAAGTACCTGATCTCATTCCCGAGTGAAGCGATGGTGCTCGCGCCGGAGGACTTCGACGACGTCGTGCGCGAGTCGCACGCGGTGATCGAGGAGGCGAAGGCCGCGGGCGTCTATGTGTTCGGCGGCGGGATCAACGAGGACGTCCTCCCTGTCGTCGTCGCTGCCGACGGCACGGTCGCCGACGGCACCACCTACCCCGATGTGGCTGTGCCGAACGGCGGCTACACCGTCCTCGACCTGCCCTCGCGCGACGCGGCCGTGGAGTGGGCGGCGAAGATCGCCTCCGCCTGCCGGTGCGCCCAGGAGCTGCGGGAGTTCCAGTACGACCCGGAGTCCTGA
- a CDS encoding flavin monoamine oxidase family protein, with protein sequence MGDFDTIVVGAGVAGLTAARLLAREGRTVVVLEARDRVGGRVWSDRADGLVTDLGASWIHGITDSPVFAAAQAFGMPTVEFTVGGYQPDSRPIAYYGLDGGRLSDADAQAFVADIHAVDATLLGVVAESAPDASYRDVTDDAVDRQGWDAARAERVREYMQHRSEEQYGAWIDDLAAHGLDDDSIDGDEVVFPEGYDCLPARLSDGLDVRLEHVVARVAWGAAGVTVTTDRGAFTGDHAIVTVPVGVLQSDAFVIDPPLPDPVATALGRLTMNAFEKVFLRFATKFWDDGVYAIRQLGPEGVWWHSWYDLTALHGTPTLLTFAAGPAARAIRDWDDAAVVDSVLGQLRRLYGDRVEQPTHVTITHWQDDPYAHGSYAYMTVGSTTDDHDVLATPLGGVLHLAGEATWTDDPATVPAAMLSGHRAAERVRGRAIAIDRLWT encoded by the coding sequence ATGGGCGACTTCGACACGATCGTCGTCGGCGCAGGGGTGGCGGGGCTCACGGCAGCGCGCCTCCTCGCGCGCGAGGGGCGTACGGTCGTCGTGCTCGAAGCCCGCGACCGCGTGGGCGGTCGCGTCTGGAGCGACCGTGCAGACGGGCTCGTGACCGACCTGGGCGCCTCGTGGATCCACGGCATCACCGACTCCCCCGTCTTCGCGGCCGCACAGGCCTTCGGCATGCCCACGGTCGAGTTCACCGTGGGCGGCTACCAGCCCGACAGCCGCCCGATCGCCTACTACGGGCTCGATGGCGGGCGCCTCTCCGACGCTGATGCCCAGGCGTTCGTGGCCGACATCCACGCGGTCGACGCGACCCTGCTCGGGGTGGTCGCGGAGTCCGCTCCGGACGCGTCGTACCGCGATGTCACAGACGACGCCGTCGACCGGCAGGGGTGGGACGCGGCGCGGGCCGAGCGCGTCCGCGAGTACATGCAGCATCGCTCGGAGGAGCAGTACGGCGCGTGGATCGATGACCTCGCCGCGCACGGACTCGACGACGACTCGATCGACGGCGATGAGGTCGTCTTCCCCGAGGGGTACGACTGCCTGCCGGCACGACTGTCCGACGGCCTCGACGTCCGGCTCGAGCACGTGGTCGCGCGCGTCGCATGGGGCGCGGCCGGGGTGACGGTCACCACCGACCGCGGCGCGTTCACGGGCGATCACGCCATCGTCACCGTGCCCGTCGGCGTGCTCCAGTCCGACGCGTTCGTCATCGATCCGCCGCTGCCCGATCCTGTGGCGACGGCGCTCGGTCGATTGACCATGAACGCGTTCGAGAAGGTGTTCCTGCGGTTCGCGACGAAGTTCTGGGACGACGGGGTCTACGCGATCCGTCAGCTGGGCCCCGAAGGCGTGTGGTGGCACTCCTGGTACGACCTCACCGCCCTGCACGGCACGCCCACGCTCCTCACGTTCGCGGCGGGGCCTGCGGCGAGGGCGATCAGGGACTGGGACGATGCGGCGGTCGTCGACTCCGTCCTCGGGCAGCTGCGCCGGCTCTACGGCGACCGGGTCGAGCAGCCGACGCACGTCACGATCACGCACTGGCAGGACGACCCGTACGCCCATGGCTCGTACGCGTACATGACCGTGGGCTCGACGACCGACGACCACGACGTCCTCGCCACGCCCCTCGGCGGCGTGCTGCACCTCGCGGGCGAGGCGACCTGGACGGACGACCCGGCGACCGTGCCCGCGGCGATGCTGTCGGGTCACCGTGCGGCCGAGCGGGTGCGCGGCCGCGCCATCGCGATCGACCGGCTCTGGACCTGA
- a CDS encoding M20/M25/M40 family metallo-hydrolase — MTVPSDLPSAAAPDARPGIADRLSRLIQQPTVSAERDIRGDEPFDALLALLPELYPLVHAQLTRETHGSAGLLYHWRGAASDRPVVLMAHFDVVPVDESDAWTHPPFAGTIAGGWVYGRGALDDKGPLVVVLEAVENLLAAGFAPAQDVYLSFGGDEEVFGSSAQATATALRDRGVVPWVVVDEGGAVVDAPLPFVTGPAAMIGVGEKGILTLRLSARGDGGHASAPPATTAVGRVARAVDRLTPTTFGPRVPAAISRMLGLLAGRSSGAPRLLYRILAATPFLTGRVFAIMGGEPAALVRTTVAATMLSGGTAANVLPSQASATINLRIALGETIAGTVRRVTRRIGDPLVQVEVLEGDEPSPESPVDAPQFALLAAALADSHPDAAAIPYVMMAATDSRHFHRFAPAVYRFAPLEMSAAQRASIHGVDERVEVAALERGERFHRSLLQRLQ, encoded by the coding sequence ATGACCGTTCCCTCCGACCTCCCTTCCGCTGCCGCGCCCGATGCACGCCCCGGGATCGCGGACAGGCTCTCGCGCCTCATCCAGCAGCCCACGGTCTCCGCTGAGCGCGACATCCGCGGCGACGAGCCGTTCGACGCGCTTCTGGCGCTGCTCCCCGAGCTGTACCCGCTGGTCCACGCGCAGCTGACGCGCGAGACGCACGGCTCCGCCGGGCTGCTGTACCACTGGCGGGGCGCAGCATCCGATCGTCCGGTGGTGCTGATGGCGCACTTCGACGTGGTTCCGGTCGACGAGAGCGACGCGTGGACGCACCCGCCGTTCGCCGGCACGATCGCGGGCGGCTGGGTCTACGGCCGCGGCGCCCTCGACGACAAGGGACCGCTGGTCGTCGTGCTCGAGGCCGTCGAGAACCTGCTGGCCGCCGGCTTCGCTCCCGCCCAGGACGTCTACCTGTCCTTCGGCGGCGACGAGGAGGTGTTCGGATCGAGCGCACAGGCGACCGCGACCGCACTGCGGGACCGCGGGGTCGTGCCGTGGGTCGTGGTGGACGAGGGCGGCGCGGTGGTCGACGCTCCGCTCCCGTTCGTGACCGGTCCTGCGGCGATGATCGGCGTGGGCGAGAAGGGCATCCTGACCCTCCGGCTCAGCGCCCGAGGCGACGGGGGCCACGCGTCGGCTCCGCCGGCGACCACCGCGGTCGGACGCGTCGCGCGCGCCGTCGACCGCCTGACCCCCACGACCTTCGGTCCCCGCGTGCCGGCGGCGATCTCACGCATGCTCGGCCTGCTGGCCGGCCGCTCCTCCGGCGCACCGAGACTCCTGTACCGGATCCTGGCGGCCACACCGTTCCTGACCGGGCGGGTCTTCGCGATCATGGGCGGCGAGCCCGCGGCACTGGTCAGGACCACGGTGGCGGCCACGATGCTGTCGGGGGGCACGGCCGCGAACGTGCTGCCGTCGCAGGCCTCGGCCACCATCAACCTGCGGATCGCGCTCGGCGAGACGATCGCTGGGACGGTCCGCAGGGTGACGCGCCGCATCGGCGATCCGCTCGTCCAGGTGGAGGTGCTCGAGGGTGACGAGCCCTCCCCCGAGTCGCCCGTCGACGCGCCGCAGTTCGCCCTGCTGGCCGCGGCCCTCGCCGACTCGCACCCCGACGCCGCCGCGATCCCCTACGTCATGATGGCGGCCACCGATTCGCGTCACTTCCACCGCTTCGCGCCGGCGGTCTACCGCTTCGCACCGCTCGAGATGAGCGCGGCGCAGCGGGCGTCGATCCACGGCGTCGACGAGCGCGTCGAGGTCGCCGCGCTCGAGCGCGGCGAGCGGTTCCACCGGTCGCTGCTGCAGCGGCTACAGTGA
- a CDS encoding MFS transporter, whose amino-acid sequence MTQRVSIGTLAGVVGFLAFVEFTSGVIQGYYTPMLTDIARHLGIHDADVNWLEGTQLMLSALVVPAFAKLGDMFGHKRMLVISTAVTALASLALPFTDSFALFLVAWAIQGFYVVWLPLEIALIWSRARRMDGRATITARAAGFLVAALEAGAITGALVGGALVDTLPLTIVLLVPALLVVVCFFVILFGVTESPESTGGRLDLVGLSILSVALIAFTGGLSLLRLSGPGDVWAWAVVALGVGLLVPFALWELRHDDPLIDVRMFRSPALGPVFLTAGLFGVSVLGAQAPLSTFARTDPEVYGYGLGTSGFATSLIIGVYLIAMIAGALLFPLLARLLTPRITLIGAAVLVGVGFLLFLPFHAAYGQVISNMVIVGLGSGALVAALPAAAASAAPPSQTGVATGLTNSVKTVGGAIASCVFGIALFHGATGVGVAEGGTAGSFTGYLTVWVVCGVTALVAAVLLLFVPKQAFTDRAVVTAEPVR is encoded by the coding sequence ATGACGCAGCGCGTCTCCATCGGCACGCTCGCAGGCGTCGTAGGGTTCCTGGCTTTCGTCGAGTTCACCAGCGGCGTCATCCAGGGCTACTACACGCCCATGCTCACCGACATCGCCCGGCATCTGGGCATCCACGACGCGGACGTCAACTGGCTCGAGGGCACGCAGCTCATGCTGTCGGCACTGGTCGTGCCCGCGTTCGCCAAGCTCGGCGACATGTTCGGGCACAAGCGGATGCTGGTGATCTCGACGGCCGTGACCGCCCTGGCCTCCCTCGCGCTGCCCTTCACCGACTCGTTCGCGCTGTTCCTGGTCGCGTGGGCGATCCAGGGGTTCTACGTCGTCTGGCTCCCGCTGGAGATCGCACTGATCTGGTCGCGCGCCCGGCGGATGGACGGCCGCGCCACGATCACCGCACGCGCAGCGGGCTTCCTCGTCGCCGCGCTCGAGGCCGGTGCGATCACCGGCGCCCTCGTCGGCGGCGCACTGGTCGACACCCTTCCGCTCACGATTGTGCTGCTCGTGCCCGCGCTCCTGGTGGTCGTGTGCTTCTTCGTCATCCTGTTCGGCGTGACCGAGTCGCCGGAATCCACCGGCGGCCGGCTCGACCTGGTCGGCCTCAGCATCCTCTCGGTCGCGCTGATCGCCTTCACCGGCGGGCTGAGCCTGCTGCGCCTGAGCGGCCCCGGCGACGTATGGGCGTGGGCGGTCGTCGCCCTCGGCGTCGGCCTGCTCGTGCCGTTCGCGCTCTGGGAGCTGCGCCACGACGACCCCCTCATCGACGTGCGGATGTTCCGCTCCCCCGCCCTCGGCCCGGTCTTCCTCACCGCCGGCCTCTTCGGCGTCAGCGTCCTCGGCGCCCAGGCGCCCCTGTCGACCTTCGCCCGAACCGATCCGGAGGTCTACGGCTACGGCCTCGGCACGAGCGGGTTCGCGACGTCGCTGATCATCGGGGTGTACCTCATCGCGATGATCGCGGGCGCGCTGCTGTTCCCCCTGCTGGCCCGGCTGCTCACGCCGCGGATCACGCTCATCGGCGCCGCGGTCCTCGTCGGCGTGGGCTTCCTGCTGTTCCTCCCGTTCCATGCCGCATACGGCCAGGTGATCTCCAACATGGTGATCGTGGGGCTGGGCTCCGGCGCCCTGGTCGCCGCCCTGCCGGCGGCCGCAGCATCCGCCGCCCCGCCCTCGCAGACCGGCGTCGCGACGGGCCTCACCAACTCGGTGAAGACCGTCGGCGGCGCGATCGCCTCGTGCGTGTTCGGAATCGCGCTCTTCCACGGCGCCACGGGCGTCGGCGTGGCCGAAGGGGGCACCGCCGGATCGTTCACCGGCTATCTCACGGTCTGGGTGGTCTGCGGGGTGACGGCGCTCGTCGCCGCCGTGCTGCTGCTGTTCGTGCCGAAGCAGGCGTTCACCGACCGCGCCGTCGTCACCGCCGAGCCTGTTCGCTAG
- a CDS encoding SIMPL domain-containing protein (The SIMPL domain is named for its presence in mouse protein SIMPL (signalling molecule that associates with mouse pelle-like kinase). Bacterial member BP26, from Brucella, was shown to assemble into a channel-like structure, while YggE from E. coli has been associated with resistance to oxidative stress.), with protein MSEVTITVRGEHRAFVAPEEAVAHLSVRAEGPDRGDVVERIAVLALPLREDLTAREEAGALADWSSQRVSVWADRPWNQDGKRLAPVHYASVEVSATFTDFAALSWWLSDVAEREGVQIDGVLWRLTPDTAARIEAEVAAQAVQVAVARATAFAGAIGLAAVEPTEIADLGLLSRADAAAPEMRMAKAFAADAMAGGAPVMEFQPEDIEVTAAVEARFRAR; from the coding sequence ATGAGCGAAGTGACCATCACCGTCCGCGGCGAGCACCGCGCCTTCGTCGCCCCCGAGGAGGCCGTCGCACACCTGTCGGTGCGCGCGGAGGGACCCGACCGCGGCGACGTCGTGGAGCGGATCGCCGTGCTCGCGCTGCCGCTGCGCGAAGACCTCACCGCCCGCGAGGAGGCGGGCGCGCTCGCGGACTGGTCGAGCCAGCGGGTCTCGGTCTGGGCCGACCGCCCGTGGAACCAGGACGGGAAGCGGCTGGCACCGGTCCACTACGCCTCCGTCGAGGTGTCGGCGACCTTCACGGACTTCGCCGCCCTGTCGTGGTGGCTGAGCGATGTGGCCGAGCGCGAGGGCGTGCAGATCGACGGCGTGCTCTGGCGGCTCACGCCCGACACCGCCGCGCGGATCGAGGCGGAGGTCGCCGCGCAGGCCGTGCAGGTGGCCGTCGCGCGGGCGACCGCCTTCGCCGGGGCGATCGGCCTGGCGGCTGTCGAGCCGACCGAGATCGCCGACCTGGGTCTGCTCTCCCGCGCGGATGCGGCCGCTCCGGAGATGCGGATGGCGAAGGCGTTCGCCGCTGACGCGATGGCGGGCGGAGCACCGGTGATGGAGTTCCAGCCGGAGGACATCGAGGTCACCGCGGCTGTCGAGGCGCGCTTCCGCGCGCGCTGA
- the smpB gene encoding SsrA-binding protein SmpB codes for MPRERGEKVVATNRRARHEYNIEKTYEAGIVLTGTEVKSLREGRANISDGYAYVKGGEAFLDAVHIPEYSQGTWNNHSSKRIRKLLLHKDEIVKLSHAVSAGGYTLVPLKLYFSDGRAKVEIAVAKGKHEWDKRQTLRERQDKREAERAMRSRNRLGD; via the coding sequence ATGCCCAGGGAACGCGGGGAGAAGGTCGTCGCGACCAATCGTCGCGCGCGCCATGAGTACAACATCGAGAAGACGTACGAGGCGGGCATCGTGCTCACCGGCACGGAGGTGAAGTCGCTGCGGGAAGGCCGCGCGAACATCTCCGACGGCTACGCGTACGTCAAGGGCGGCGAGGCGTTCCTCGACGCCGTGCACATCCCGGAGTACTCGCAGGGCACCTGGAACAACCACTCGTCCAAGCGCATCCGCAAGCTGCTGCTGCACAAGGACGAGATCGTGAAGCTCTCGCACGCCGTCTCGGCGGGCGGCTACACCCTCGTCCCGCTGAAGCTGTACTTCTCCGACGGGCGGGCCAAGGTCGAGATCGCGGTCGCCAAGGGCAAGCACGAGTGGGACAAGCGCCAGACGCTGCGCGAGCGGCAGGACAAGCGCGAGGCCGAGCGGGCCATGCGCAGCCGCAACCGCCTCGGCGACTAG